One Dehalococcoidia bacterium genomic window, GTGAAATCCGTGAAATCGGCGTAATCGGTGATTCAGACAACGTCCCCAGCGCCCCGGCGGGGATATAGCGATCCCACCGCAAGCGGTGGGGCACCAGGCGTGTTAGGAGCAATGCTGTTAAGCTTGGAGATTTCTTATAAAGAGGCTCCAAAATAATTCAGCAGCCCCTTGCTGTGATAATGGTTCATTACTCTGGCCGCTGAAGACAGACATTCCCAAAGCTTTTAGCTGTAGCGTGAATCCGTCATAAACAACGCTGATTTGTTCGTTGAAACTGCCAAGCGCAGCATCACCGGAATGGGAGAAAGCTATCGTGTTAGAACCAAACCCCCGGTTGCCATAATACACAGAACATTCTGCAACTTTATCACCGCTACTATAGATGAATGCCGCGAAGCTTGTTCCATCCAATCGTTTGAATCGTATCTTTATATGTGGATTCCTATTTGCAAGTTCTTGTAATGATCCTTCAAAATATAGCGCCATATAATCATAACTGTTTTCTAAAAAATTGTCCCGCTCATGATCGCTGAACTTGCGCTTTATTCTTAGATTGCTCGATCTCACATTTTGTGATGTGTCCGAATGTGATTCTAGTTCATGCTTATTAGTTTCAGAAGCAGTAGGTTTTGGTAAGTTTTCTATTGCCTCACGAATATCCTTGGCCACAATTGAAAAAGCCTCATGCTGATTGGCGTACATCGAAACCGGTTTACCATCAGTTGGGGTGGCTCTTAGCTTGCCAAATGGGGAAGAGTGCCAGTCACAAGGGTGTAAGATTACGGGAATTACTACTGCGCTTTCCTCTTCATGCTTTTCCATCGCTCGAATCATTTCCTTTTCATAGCAATAATCAGACGCAAGAAAATTGGCACTTACAAGCAGGAGAATTATTTGCGAGGATTCGATCTCCTTGCTAATAGATTTGTTGAGTTCGCCACCCGCCATGATGCGTCGATCGTGCCAAGATGATATTATTCCTTGGCGTTTGAGCAAAGCCAAGTGTGTTTCTAATTCATTTCGGAGAGTCTCGTCCTTATGAGAGTATGAAAAAAATAGCCTCGCCATTATCCTTTATCCTCCATTCGTTGTTACACTATGCTTTTCAATTGTCGCAAGAAAGTTATTAAATTGACTACTGAAAATTCATCGTTATTCAAGCCATGTTGGTTCCATAGATTGAAAAGCGCTTCTTCGCGTGGCCGTGGAGGTCTACTTTTTCCTTCACGTGTTCTGCCTGAAGGTGTTGTCAGCACCACATTCATATCACCTTCTTTAACTATAACTCGCACAAGGACTTTAACACCGTCGGCTCGACGTCGATTAACCTGTTGAGTGATCCAACTTTCTTCTATGTCCCCAAGATCTTTTTCAGCGTTACCAATTGAAATCTTTACCATGACATCTCCTTTTGTTAGACCAATAATTTCATTACTTATTCATCGGCAGTTTCGCCGTATGCTTCTTTCATGACTTGCTTGATGATGATTTTATTCTTCTCAATTTCTCCAGGCTTCAACCGAATTCGGTATCGCCCCCAACGAGTATCATAATCCATCACATCTAAACCGGCATTTTCCAGCCGTTCTTGAGTTTCTAGTGAGTTCTTTAGACGCGGTTCAAATCGAATAAATCCCTTCTTCGGGCGTACGATAATAAAATTGCTCGGATGGCCATTCCTTGCAAGTCCTATGTAGAATTTATTGTATTTCAATTCCAATGAGCTATCTAATTCTCTTGCAATTTCAAGGAATTCATCAGCCATTGCAACCGTTCTCTTTGTTTCGCGATTTTCCCAATAAGCTCTATCAGTTACTTCCAGCGTTTCTTCATCTTCATCGACTAATCCCAAGGATAATTGACTTATTACCGTCGTAAACATCAAACCTAAATTATTGTTAAGTCTTAATGCACTCATTTGAATCGCCATTAAAGGAATCATTCCGTTAAATAGGCTTATTACATTTAAGAACCTGCTAGTTATATCTTCAGCCACAATTACAGCGGTGTGTTGATACTGCGGATATCGTTTTCTTTCATAATCCCAATACTCTATAGTACGAATAATATGACTTTCGTCAGCGCAACCAAGCTGTATCTCAACTTCATATCTTCTATTGGAATCTTCTTCCTGGAATAATAGATCTAGACGGCCAGCTCGTGGCTGAATTCTTTCCTTATCTTTTAGTATTACATCTCCTAAACCAAGTATAGCGGGGTCCTCAGCTATTCTATCCTGAACCCAACGCTCATTTAGTTCGGGGTGATTTTTAATACTGATGCGCTCAAACTTTGTATATTCCATTTTTCTCTCCTCTGGTTGTATTATCCGAGCTTTGTAGTCATATTAATCTCGCAAACACTTTAAACCCCGTTCCTCCCAAATATACTCCACAATTCCTTCAAAGTCAAGCAAAATCTTTTCAATCACCAAAAAAATCACGGGGCGCGAACCCTCGCGCCCCGTCGTCGAAAAGCCAACAGCCAACAGCCAACAGCCAGCCGCCTTTTACATCCCGTACTTGGCGATAATCTCCTTCTTGCCTAGCCCCAGAATGCCGTACTTTTCGCCCACCTTGCGGAAGGCGGCGATGGCCGCGTCCAGGTGCTCCTTGTCGTGCGCCGCCGAAAGCTGCGTGCGGATGCGCGCCGCGCCCTTGGGCACCACCGGGAAGAAGAAGCCCACCACGTAGATCCCTTCGGCGAACAGGTCGCGGGAGACGTCCTGGGCCAGCTTGGCGTTGTACAGCATCACCGGCACGATGGGGCTTTCCCCTTCCTTGATGTCAAAGCCGGCTTCCTGCAACAGCTTGCGCCAGTAGAAGGTATTCCATTCCAGCTTGTCGCGGCGTTCGGTGGTCTGGAACACCAGGTCCAGCACCTTCAGGGAGGCCGACACGATCACCGGAGCCACGGTGTTGCTGAAAAGGTAGGGACGGGCCTTCTGGCGGCACATTTCCACCAGTTCCCGGCGGCCCGATACGCACCCGCCGGAGGCGCCGCCCAGCCCCTTGCCCAAGGTGGTGGTGATGACGTCAATCCTGCCGAACACGCCCCGGAATTCGTGCGTGCCCCGCCCCGTCTTGCCCATGAACCCGGAGGCGTGGGAATCGTCCAGCATGATCATGGCGTCGTACTTCTCGGCCAGGGCCACGATCTCGTCCAGCTTGGCCACGTCGCCGTCCATACTGAATACGCCGTCGGTGATGATCATGCGCTGGCGCTTGTCCTGGTGTTCCTGCAGCTTCTCTTCCAGGTGCCCCATGTCGCTGTGCTTGAAGGTATCCGTCATGGCCTTGCACAGCCGCATGCCGTCCACGATGGAAGCGTGCACCAGGCGGTCGGAAATCATCACGTCCTGGTCGTTCAGGATGGCTTCGAACACGCCGGCGTTGGCGTCCATGCAGGAAGGGAACAGCAGGGTGTCTTCGGTGCCCAGGAATTCCGTCAGCTTCTTCTCGAGCTGGCGGTGGATGTCCTGCGTCCCGCAGATGAAGCGCACGCTGGACATGCCGTAGCCGCGGTGATCCAGCCCCGCGTGCGCCGCCTGGACCACCTCGGGATGGCTGGACAGGCCCAGGTAGTTGTTGGCGCACAGGTTGATGACGTGCTTGACCGGCGCGCCGGGAGGAAATTCGACTTCGATTTCGGCGCCCTGCGGAGCGTGGATGTAGCGCTCCTGCTTGAACAGGCCGGCCTCCTGCAGCGCCGCCAGTTCGGTCTGGTAGGACGCGCGGGCCTTGTCGCTGTATGCCATGATGGCCTCCGTCGGAAGAGTTAGAGAAATTGGATGGTGAGACTATTTCATCTCACCCCGCCCGGGAATTCATTTCCGGGCGCGGAGGGAATCTATCCCAATCCGCTGTATTACATTCAAAGGTTGAATTGCACGCTGAACCCGAAAGCGGTGACATCTTCGTCGAAGAACTGGC contains:
- a CDS encoding toll/interleukin-1 receptor domain-containing protein; the encoded protein is MARLFFSYSHKDETLRNELETHLALLKRQGIISSWHDRRIMAGGELNKSISKEIESSQIILLLVSANFLASDYCYEKEMIRAMEKHEEESAVVIPVILHPCDWHSSPFGKLRATPTDGKPVSMYANQHEAFSIVAKDIREAIENLPKPTASETNKHELESHSDTSQNVRSSNLRIKRKFSDHERDNFLENSYDYMALYFEGSLQELANRNPHIKIRFKRLDGTSFAAFIYSSGDKVAECSVYYGNRGFGSNTIAFSHSGDAALGSFNEQISVVYDGFTLQLKALGMSVFSGQSNEPLSQQGAAELFWSLFIRNLQA
- a CDS encoding glycine C-acetyltransferase yields the protein MAYSDKARASYQTELAALQEAGLFKQERYIHAPQGAEIEVEFPPGAPVKHVINLCANNYLGLSSHPEVVQAAHAGLDHRGYGMSSVRFICGTQDIHRQLEKKLTEFLGTEDTLLFPSCMDANAGVFEAILNDQDVMISDRLVHASIVDGMRLCKAMTDTFKHSDMGHLEEKLQEHQDKRQRMIITDGVFSMDGDVAKLDEIVALAEKYDAMIMLDDSHASGFMGKTGRGTHEFRGVFGRIDVITTTLGKGLGGASGGCVSGRRELVEMCRQKARPYLFSNTVAPVIVSASLKVLDLVFQTTERRDKLEWNTFYWRKLLQEAGFDIKEGESPIVPVMLYNAKLAQDVSRDLFAEGIYVVGFFFPVVPKGAARIRTQLSAAHDKEHLDAAIAAFRKVGEKYGILGLGKKEIIAKYGM